The sequence below is a genomic window from Candidatus Omnitrophota bacterium.
TTCCGCTACACCGACGCGCTGACTATGGCGGACAACGTCATGACCTATCGGCTCGTCGTCAAGGAAATCGCCTTCAAGCATGGCGTCTACGCCAGTTTCATGCCCAAGCCGATGAGCGGCCATAACGGCTCCGGCATGCACGTGAATATGTCGCTGTTCCGCGGACCGCGCAACGCCTTTTTTGACGCGAATGACCGGATGCACCTCTCAAAAACCGCGAAGCAGTTCATGGCGGGGCTGCTGGCCCACGCGCCGGAGATGACGCTGGTCCTCAATCAATGGGTCAATTCGTACAAGCGGCTCGTCCCCGGGTTTGAGGCGCCGGTCTACGTGACGTGGGCGACGCGCAACCGCTCGGATCTGATTCGCATCCCGATGTACAAGCCGGGCAAAGAAGAGGCGGCCCGCATCGAGCTGCGCTCGCCGGATCCGGCCTGCAACCCGTATCTCGCCTTCAGCGTGATCCTGGCCGCCGGCCTTGAGGGCATTGGACAGAAGCTCAGCGCGCCGGAGCCGACGGAGGAAAACGTCTTCGCGCTCAGCGATGAGGAGCGGCAACGGCGGCGCATCGCGCAGCTGCCGAGCCACCTGGGTGCGGCCATCGAGCTGGCCCGCGGCAGCGCGCTGCTCAAGCGCGCGCTCGGGGAGCACGTGTATCATTCCTTCCTGCAGAACAAGCAAATCGAGTATAATCGATTTTGCGCGGCGCTCACCGATTACGAGCTCAAGACCTACTTTCCATTATTATGATTACGGTGATTTTCAAAAATGATTACAGTGATGAGGATCTGCGTAATCGCTGTAATCAGCAGTTGAAATCACTGTAATCATCCTCTCGATGGCCAATAAAGGGACAATCGACTTTTCGGAACCGCCCTCTTCCCGTGTCACCGTGGTGGACAAGGGCAGCCTCCACCGGGTCCTCGGCTCCGCCCAGCTCTTCTCCATCGGCTACGGCGATGTCGGCTCCTCCATCTACTACGCGCTCGGCGTCACCACGCTGTATGCGCTGGGCGCCACGCCCTTGGCGTTAGCCCTCGCGGGGTTCGTGTTCTTTTGCACCGTCCTGACCTATACCGAGCTCTCCGCCGCCATGCCGGAATCGGGCGGCTCCTGCAGCTTCGCGCGGCACGCGTTTAATGATCTCGTCTCGTTTATCGCCGGCTGGGCCTTGCTGCTCGACTACATCGTCACCATCGCCATTTCCGCCTATTCCATCGGGCCCTACCTGGCCAACGTGCCGGCCATCGCCCAATGGGTTCCGCTATTGGGTTCTCCGGTCGGCAACGTGTCGTTTACCCTCATCGTGCTGGGAATGCTCTTAGCCATCAATGTGCTCGGCATTAAAGAATCCACCCGCATTTCCTTGCTGCTGTGCGTCTTTGATATCGCCACGCAGCTGGCCATCATTACCTTCGGATTTATCTTTCTCATGGAAATCGCCCATCCCCAGCAGTTCCTCCACCATCTGCACCAATTGTGGGTCGGGATGCGCGTCGGGCTGCCGGATGCCGCCTGGTCGCCCACCTGGCCCCAGTTCTGGAAAGGGGTGGGGATGGCCATGGTGGCGTACATCGGTATTGAGTCCATCTCGCAACTGGCTGGCGAGGCGCGGAAGCCGTCGCGCACCGTCCCGCGCGCCATGCTCTCGACGATGGTCACGCTGCTCGTCCTCTACTTCGGGATTTCGTCCATCGCCCTGACCGCGCTCAGCCCGCAGGAGCTGACGACGCATTACCTGGAAGATCCCATTGCCGGCATCGCGGCGTCCATGCCGTTCGGCCGGCAGTACCTCGCCCCCTGGGTGGGGCTGCTCGGCGGCACCATTCTGTTCGTCGCCGCCAACGCAGGCTTGATCGGCGCCTCGCGCCTGACGTTTGCGATGAGCGAGCACTTTACCCTGCCGCGCATTTTCTACCGGCTGCATCCTCGCTTTCGCACGCCGTATGTTTCGCTGCTCGTCTTTACCGGGATCGCCGCCGCCATCGTCATGGTGGCGAAGAACCTCACGCACATCGCGGATTTGTACAACTTCGGCGCGATGCTCTCGTTTGCCTTGGCCCACCTGTCGCTGCTGGGGTTGCGGATCCGCCAGCCGGCCTTGGAGCGGCCGTTTAAGATTCGATGGGCGCTGCGGTTCGGCGCGATTGAGCTGCCGTGGACCGCCGTGCTGGGATTATTGGGCACGATGGCGGTGTGGGTTGATGTGATTCTGACGAAACCGGCGGGGCGGAATCTCGGCTTCTTATGGTTGGGAGTTGGGCTCACCTGCTACTTTGTGTATCGGCACCAGCAGCGGCTGCCGGCCGCGGGCCACGTGGAGATTGAGCGCCTGAAAATGCCCGATTATCAGCCGGTGAAGGTGAAGCGCCTCCTCGTGCCGACGACGAGCGCGCAAGCCAACGACGCGGTGCAGTTTGCCGCGAAGATCGCCAAGATGCACGGGGCCACCCTCACCGCGCTGCACGTCATTGAGATTCCCCCCTCGCTGCCGCTCGACACCTTTTTCCCTGAAAAACTCGCCGTCGCCGACTCGATTGTCGAGCAAGCGCAGGCGATCGGACGGGAGTTTGAGGTGCCGATTGAGGCGCAGGTCAAGCAAGCGCGCCTGGCCGGGGAGGCGATTGTGGAGTTTGCGCTCGAGGGCGCCTACGATCTGATTATCTTGTGGGCCAAGCCGCGTCAAGCCGCCCCGGGAATTTCCTGGCTTGGCTCGACGGTGGAGCACGTCATCCGCAATGCGCCCGGCCGGGTATGGATCATGACCGCGAAGCCGAGCGGAGCATTTCCGTCACTGCCAGCGCGGCCCTCGTAACCGCGCCTGGCGGGCCGAGCGTCCGCGCGACCTCTCGCAGGGACTGCCGCATCGCTGCGCACCGCTCCTCATCCCGCAAGAGCTCCACGACGCGCGAGGCAAGGCCCCTCGGCGTGGCGCGGCACTGAATCAATTCCGGCACGATCGGCCGGCCCGCGACCACATTCACCAAGCCGATGGACGGCACGCGGAGCACGAGACGCGCGGCCGCATACGTCGGCCATGAGGCGCGATACACCACCACCATTGGCACGTCGCCGAGCGCCGTTTCAAGGGTGGCGGTGCCTGAGGCGACGACGGCCGCCTCCATCACCTGCAGCGCATCGGCGAGCGCTCCCTCCGCGAGGCGCACCTCGCACTGTGCTGCGCGCACGGCGCGGTCCATGGCGCTGCGCGGCAGCCCGGGCGCTTTGACGATCAGAAATTGCAATCCCGGCATGTGCGCGGTCATGCGGTGAGCTGCCGCCAGCATGAGGGGCAGGTGCCGGCGCACTTCGTCCTCGCGGGACCCGGGCAGCAAGCCCACCGTCCGCCGCCAGGGGTTGAGCCGATACCGCGCCAGCGCGGCGTCTTTCGTCAGCGAGGGCCGCGCATGCTCAACGAGCGGATGCCCCACCCACGTGACCGCCACCCCGACCTGCTCGTACAGCGTTTTTTCAAAGGGCAGGAAGACCACCATCCGATCGACGTAGCGCTGGACATACCGCAGCCGCCAGCGCCCCCAGGCCCAAAGCTGCGGGCTGATGTAATAGAGCACCGCAACACCGTGGCGTTTCGCGAGGGGTGCGATGACCGGCAGGTTGAAGTCGCCGAAGTCGACGAGAATCACAAGGTCAGGACGCTGGGTGCGCAGGCGCGCTTCAAACAGCCGTTTGGCGCGGAGAAACCGCCCCAGGTGCCTGGCGGCGTCAAACGGGCCGATCGAGGCCGTTTGGGTCAGCTCATCCAGCAGCACAGCGCCGGCGCGCTGCATGGCCGGTCCGCCGAGCGCGGCAAACGTCAGCGTCGGATCTTGACGCTTCAGCGCCTCGATCAAGCGGGCGGCATGCGCATCGCCGGATGGATCGCCGGCGACGAGAAGGATTGAGGACATCTTAGGGAAGAGCGACCCATGACGCATGACCCATGACCCATGACCGCTGTTTGTCTCGAGGATTGAGTGCTGTTGTCATGTGTCGTGGGTCATGTGTCGTGGGTCACGGTTTCGAGAACGGCGCATGGCGTGCTCAATCCGAAGCGCCAGAGCGAGTGCGGCGCGTCCATCCTCGCCGGACACCAGCGGAGGCTGCTTGGTCGTTACGGCCCGGATGAAGGACGCCAGCTCATCCTGCAGCGGGGGCCGCTGGTTCACCGGCAAGTTGACGCGCTCAATGGCCTGGTCGCCTTTGCGGGCCTGCCTCGCCGTCAGGCGGGCCAGCTCAACCGTTTGCGCTTTGTAATCAATGGAGAGGTAGCTGTCCTCCTGAAAAACGCGGATGCGGCGCATCGTCTCGTCGCTGATGCGGCTGGCGGTCAGATTCGCGGTGCAGCCGGAGCGGAAGGTGACCCGCGCATTGGCGATATCCTCGCTGGCGGAGAGCACGGACACGCCGACCGCATCGATGCGGGCGATCGGCGGCTCCACCACCAGCAGGAGCAAATCCAGATCGTGGATCATCACATCCAGGATGACGCTGACATCGGTACCGCGGAAGGGATAGGGGGACAGCCGGTGCACTTCGATGAATCGCGGGCGGGTGAGATGCGAGAGGGCGGTGCTAATCGCGGCGTTAAACCGCTCCACATGCCCGATCTGGAGCGCGCAACGGTGCGCTGCGGCCGCGCGGATGAGGCGGTCGGCGTCGTTGAGGGTCGTGGCGATCGGTTTCTCAATCAACAGGTGGATGCCGGAGGCCAACAGCGGCTGGCCCAGTTGGGCATGGAGACTGGTGGGGACGGCGAGACTGGCCGCATCAATGCGGCCGAGGAGCTGGCGGAAATCTGTAACTGATTCGCAGCGAAGGCGTTGCGACAGCGCGTTCGCCCGCGCGGCATCAAGATCACAGACGGCCACCAGTTGAACACCCGGCATGCCCGCATAAATCTCGGCATGCCGGCTGCCCAAATGGCCAACACCGATAACCGCAACTCTCACAGGGGATGTCATAGGGGAGTGATTGAGTGTAACAGAACCCCTTGCTCGACGTCAACAGGTAGGCTATAATAGCCTGCTTATGTCTACCTATCTCAAGCTGTTACGCTATTTGCGCCCTCACCTGGGCACCTTCGGGCTGGCCGTGGTCTGTATGGCGGTCTGCACCTTCCTGGGCATCATCCAATTAAGCGCGCTGATCCCGCTTGCCGACCGCATTATCACGCACAACGTGATCCCAACACCATTGTGGCTGCCGCTGTGGCTCGCCAACCTTGTGAATTGGTTCAATCACACGTCTCCCGCGACACTGCTGATCTACTCCACCATCGCCATCCCGGTCCTCTTCATCATCAAGGGGGTGGTGGAGTTTTGGCAGACGTTTTACATGTTTGACGCCTCCCAACGGGTGGCTCGAGATCTTCGGCAGGCCCTGTTTGATCGCTATGTGACGCTGTCCCTGGATTTCCACTACAAATCCTCGACCGGCAAAACCATGTCGAGGATTCTCTACGATACCAGCATCGTGCAAAACGCGCTGACCGAAGGGCTCACCGACCTGATCTTCCAAACCTTCCAGCTGCTGGGGGCCTTAGCCCTTGCCCTCGCGATTAACTGGAAACTCTCGCTCATCATCGCGGTCATCGTGCCGTTGATTGCGTTTCCGGTCAATCGCATCGGCCGCTTCCTCAAGAAGCTCTCGCAGCAAAGCCAGCTCGTCATGGGGCAGCTCAACTCCACGATCTTAGAGTCGATCTCCGGGATTCAGGTGATCCAGGCCTTCCGGGTGGAGTCGCAAGCCAAGGCGAAGTTCGCCGACGTCAACCGCCGCTCCTATGTCGTCAACCGGAAGATTCAGAAGCGGATCACGGCCCTGGCACCCCTGACGGAAATCGTCGGGTCGGTGGCCGCCGCGTTCATCTTCTATTACGGCGTGCATGCCGTGCTGGATGGGCGGATGACCTTCGGAACCTTCGTGGCGTTTTTGGGCGCGATGCTCTCCTGCTTTCGGCCGCTGAAACGCCTCTCCAAACTGCACGGGACTTATCAGCAAGCGCTCGCCTCAGCCGAGCGGGTCTTCGACGTCTTGGAGACGGCCCCGACGGTCATTGAGCACGCGAAGGCGCGCGTGCTGCCGCCATTTCATCGCGAGATCATCTACGAGCATGTGTCATTTCACTATGACGGCCAGCCCGCGCTACGCAACGTCTCCCTGACGATTGCGGCGGGGGAGACGATCGCCTTGGTGGGTCCCAGCGGCGGGGGCAAAAGCACGCTGGTCAATCTGCTGCCGCGGTTCTATGATCCGACGGCGGG
It includes:
- the glnA gene encoding type I glutamate--ammonia ligase: MPAAIKRLLRKDKQYVLRLAKEHDVRFIRLWFTDILGMLKSFAITIDELEKALEEGMGFDGSSIEGFARIDESDMLALPDPNTFCILPWRPKENAVARMFCDVTYPGGKLFEGDPRSVLKRNLAHASKLGLTFYVGPELEFFFFKSSEAPVPIDVGGYFDLTPLDAASDIRRDIILAMEEMGIGVEYSHHEAAPSQHEIDFRYTDALTMADNVMTYRLVVKEIAFKHGVYASFMPKPMSGHNGSGMHVNMSLFRGPRNAFFDANDRMHLSKTAKQFMAGLLAHAPEMTLVLNQWVNSYKRLVPGFEAPVYVTWATRNRSDLIRIPMYKPGKEEAARIELRSPDPACNPYLAFSVILAAGLEGIGQKLSAPEPTEENVFALSDEERQRRRIAQLPSHLGAAIELARGSALLKRALGEHVYHSFLQNKQIEYNRFCAALTDYELKTYFPLL
- a CDS encoding amino acid permease codes for the protein MANKGTIDFSEPPSSRVTVVDKGSLHRVLGSAQLFSIGYGDVGSSIYYALGVTTLYALGATPLALALAGFVFFCTVLTYTELSAAMPESGGSCSFARHAFNDLVSFIAGWALLLDYIVTIAISAYSIGPYLANVPAIAQWVPLLGSPVGNVSFTLIVLGMLLAINVLGIKESTRISLLLCVFDIATQLAIITFGFIFLMEIAHPQQFLHHLHQLWVGMRVGLPDAAWSPTWPQFWKGVGMAMVAYIGIESISQLAGEARKPSRTVPRAMLSTMVTLLVLYFGISSIALTALSPQELTTHYLEDPIAGIAASMPFGRQYLAPWVGLLGGTILFVAANAGLIGASRLTFAMSEHFTLPRIFYRLHPRFRTPYVSLLVFTGIAAAIVMVAKNLTHIADLYNFGAMLSFALAHLSLLGLRIRQPALERPFKIRWALRFGAIELPWTAVLGLLGTMAVWVDVILTKPAGRNLGFLWLGVGLTCYFVYRHQQRLPAAGHVEIERLKMPDYQPVKVKRLLVPTTSAQANDAVQFAAKIAKMHGATLTALHVIEIPPSLPLDTFFPEKLAVADSIVEQAQAIGREFEVPIEAQVKQARLAGEAIVEFALEGAYDLIILWAKPRQAAPGISWLGSTVEHVIRNAPGRVWIMTAKPSGAFPSLPARPS
- the lpxB gene encoding lipid-A-disaccharide synthase, which gives rise to MSSILLVAGDPSGDAHAARLIEALKRQDPTLTFAALGGPAMQRAGAVLLDELTQTASIGPFDAARHLGRFLRAKRLFEARLRTQRPDLVILVDFGDFNLPVIAPLAKRHGVAVLYYISPQLWAWGRWRLRYVQRYVDRMVVFLPFEKTLYEQVGVAVTWVGHPLVEHARPSLTKDAALARYRLNPWRRTVGLLPGSREDEVRRHLPLMLAAAHRMTAHMPGLQFLIVKAPGLPRSAMDRAVRAAQCEVRLAEGALADALQVMEAAVVASGTATLETALGDVPMVVVYRASWPTYAAARLVLRVPSIGLVNVVAGRPIVPELIQCRATPRGLASRVVELLRDEERCAAMRQSLREVARTLGPPGAVTRAALAVTEMLRSASRS
- a CDS encoding Gfo/Idh/MocA family oxidoreductase, with the protein product MRVAVIGVGHLGSRHAEIYAGMPGVQLVAVCDLDAARANALSQRLRCESVTDFRQLLGRIDAASLAVPTSLHAQLGQPLLASGIHLLIEKPIATTLNDADRLIRAAAAHRCALQIGHVERFNAAISTALSHLTRPRFIEVHRLSPYPFRGTDVSVILDVMIHDLDLLLLVVEPPIARIDAVGVSVLSASEDIANARVTFRSGCTANLTASRISDETMRRIRVFQEDSYLSIDYKAQTVELARLTARQARKGDQAIERVNLPVNQRPPLQDELASFIRAVTTKQPPLVSGEDGRAALALALRIEHAMRRSRNRDPRHMTHDT
- a CDS encoding ABC transporter ATP-binding protein, whose amino-acid sequence is MSTYLKLLRYLRPHLGTFGLAVVCMAVCTFLGIIQLSALIPLADRIITHNVIPTPLWLPLWLANLVNWFNHTSPATLLIYSTIAIPVLFIIKGVVEFWQTFYMFDASQRVARDLRQALFDRYVTLSLDFHYKSSTGKTMSRILYDTSIVQNALTEGLTDLIFQTFQLLGALALALAINWKLSLIIAVIVPLIAFPVNRIGRFLKKLSQQSQLVMGQLNSTILESISGIQVIQAFRVESQAKAKFADVNRRSYVVNRKIQKRITALAPLTEIVGSVAAAFIFYYGVHAVLDGRMTFGTFVAFLGAMLSCFRPLKRLSKLHGTYQQALASAERVFDVLETAPTVIEHAKARVLPPFHREIIYEHVSFHYDGQPALRNVSLTIAAGETIALVGPSGGGKSTLVNLLPRFYDPTAGRVKIDGIDVKHVTLASLRAHIGLVTQETFLFNESVRANIALARPAAELPDIVEAAKVANAHEFISKLPKGYDTIIGERGHLLSGGERQRLAIARALLTDPPILIFDEATSQLDAQSEHLITEAIERVRKNRTVIVIAHRLSTVRLAHRLVLIQEGRIVESGSHDELLQKSLLYRRFCELQLIHAEPSSDDKES